The following are encoded together in the Salinibacterium sp. UTAS2018 genome:
- a CDS encoding Fic family protein, whose protein sequence is MTWQPAHPFNELPELPPNVEIETKRVLKAAVEARTALATLDQAARRMTNPTVLINSIPLLEAQASSEIENIVTTTDDIFRFAQDESAATNPATKETLKYRTALFAGIRLIASRPLSSTTAVHVCTIVNGREMGVRRLPGTYIGNPATGAAIYTPPSGETVIRDKLGNWESFLHESRGLDPLVVMAIAHYQFEAIHPFEDGNGRTGRILNVLMLMSAGLIDQPILYLSRYIIENKDKYYRLLLEVTRDGNWEEWILFVLEGIRLTALSTVSKIDRIQVLQDETLSTIREITSAANADLLAVLFEQPYCRIANVVLRCRVSRPTATNWLNALVREGVLVDVKAGRERIFINSKFFELLMKSESAPASEPTLF, encoded by the coding sequence ATGACCTGGCAACCAGCACACCCCTTCAACGAGCTTCCCGAGCTGCCACCAAACGTTGAGATAGAAACGAAGCGAGTGCTAAAAGCAGCCGTCGAAGCCCGGACTGCTTTGGCTACTCTGGACCAAGCTGCGCGACGGATGACTAACCCGACCGTGCTGATCAACTCGATACCTCTACTAGAAGCGCAGGCGAGTTCTGAGATCGAGAACATCGTTACAACCACCGACGACATCTTCAGATTTGCTCAGGATGAATCGGCGGCAACCAATCCCGCCACGAAAGAGACCCTCAAGTACCGAACTGCCCTCTTCGCCGGGATTCGGTTGATTGCGTCGAGACCGCTATCGTCTACGACCGCGGTCCACGTGTGCACGATTGTCAACGGCCGCGAGATGGGCGTTCGACGGCTGCCCGGAACTTACATCGGTAACCCGGCAACAGGGGCTGCCATCTACACTCCACCGTCCGGTGAAACTGTAATACGCGACAAGCTTGGCAATTGGGAGAGCTTTCTTCATGAGTCACGCGGCTTAGATCCATTGGTGGTCATGGCAATTGCCCATTACCAATTCGAAGCCATTCATCCCTTCGAGGACGGCAATGGCAGAACCGGTCGAATATTAAACGTGCTGATGCTGATGAGCGCCGGGCTAATCGACCAGCCAATTCTTTATCTCTCCCGATACATCATCGAAAACAAAGATAAGTACTACCGATTGCTGCTTGAGGTGACGAGAGACGGCAACTGGGAAGAATGGATACTCTTCGTTCTTGAAGGGATCCGTCTCACAGCTTTGAGCACGGTATCGAAAATTGACCGAATTCAAGTCTTGCAAGATGAGACACTCAGCACCATAAGGGAGATCACTTCCGCTGCCAATGCGGATCTCTTGGCTGTCCTCTTCGAGCAGCCCTATTGTCGTATCGCGAATGTGGTTTTACGCTGCCGTGTTTCTAGACCCACGGCGACCAACTGGTTGAATGCGCTGGTCCGGGAGGGGGTACTCGTCGATGTCAAGGCCGGGCGGGAGCGCATCTTTATCAACTCCAAGTTCTTTGAGCTCTTGATGAAATCCGAGAGTGCCCCAGCGTCGGAGCCGACACTCTTCTAG
- a CDS encoding ABC transporter ATP-binding protein: MAIEVEHLSKNYGKFVAVKDLSFNVEPGTVFAFIGSNGAGKSTAIGCITTTLAPTSGEIRVAGYDVATDAHAVRAAIGAVFQTSLLDPLLTVKENLIVRAGFYGLTRKEAIIRIGRLSELVKLHSFLDRRYGLLSGGEKRRADIARALIHNPSIVFLDEPTAGLDPQSREHIWAAIEQLRATHGTTVFLTTHYMEETERANNVCILDKGEIVAEGTPADLRQKYSSSVLTVRSSRPVAILDECRRRGLEPSFDDHDIVIPLQSSAHALELLTALDTDDFEFRHGTMNDVFLAVTGGEVA; the protein is encoded by the coding sequence ATGGCGATCGAGGTCGAGCATCTGTCCAAGAATTACGGTAAATTTGTCGCGGTCAAAGATTTGTCATTCAATGTTGAGCCTGGCACGGTGTTTGCATTCATCGGGTCGAATGGCGCCGGAAAAAGCACCGCGATCGGCTGTATAACAACGACGCTGGCCCCGACCTCCGGCGAGATCCGGGTCGCCGGATACGACGTCGCCACAGATGCTCATGCTGTTCGCGCTGCAATCGGTGCGGTGTTCCAGACTTCGCTGCTCGATCCATTGCTCACGGTGAAGGAAAATCTCATCGTCCGTGCAGGTTTCTACGGGCTGACTCGCAAAGAGGCGATCATCCGTATCGGAAGACTCTCTGAGCTTGTGAAGCTTCATTCGTTCCTCGACCGGAGATACGGTCTTCTATCGGGAGGAGAGAAGCGCCGGGCAGACATCGCTCGTGCGCTGATTCACAATCCGTCGATTGTGTTCTTGGACGAGCCGACCGCCGGATTGGATCCTCAATCGCGTGAGCATATTTGGGCTGCGATCGAGCAACTGCGTGCCACGCATGGCACCACCGTCTTCCTCACTACGCACTACATGGAAGAAACTGAACGAGCCAACAACGTTTGCATCCTTGATAAGGGCGAGATCGTTGCCGAAGGCACTCCAGCCGACCTCCGTCAGAAGTACAGCTCGAGTGTCCTTACTGTTCGCTCTTCGCGTCCGGTTGCCATCCTCGATGAGTGTCGGCGCCGGGGACTCGAACCCTCCTTCGACGATCATGACATCGTGATCCCATTGCAGTCGTCAGCACATGCTCTCGAGCTGCTAACAGCGTTAGACACCGATGACTTCGAGTTCCGCCACGGCACGATGAATGATGTCTTTCTCGCAGTTACAGGAGGTGAGGTTGCATGA
- a CDS encoding ABC transporter permease, with translation MRTIALLTGRNLRIFFRDRSAVFFSLLSALLLIGLYALFLGNLQVDNLTERLLDASSDNIRWFVNAWVFAGITMITTLTTALASLGVFVDDRATGRFSDFVVSPIRRWQLILGYMMSSFIISMIMTLVVLLVGQVYLLTQGNGVMSVVQFAELIGYIALSSAAFAALSSFVATFLKSSGAFSALSTVVGTVIGFLAGAYIPAGALPTGIVNIMNSLPFAHSAMVIRRPFTANALDAMTGGEPQVVEAIQKFYGITAYVGNVEVTAGVAVAVLFGVLVTFTALGTWQLSRRIR, from the coding sequence ATGAGAACCATCGCGCTTCTTACCGGCCGCAATCTACGAATCTTCTTCCGGGACCGCTCGGCAGTGTTTTTTTCGTTGCTTTCCGCGTTGCTCCTTATTGGGCTTTACGCACTGTTCCTCGGTAATCTGCAGGTCGACAACCTTACCGAGCGACTACTGGACGCCAGCTCGGACAATATTCGATGGTTTGTGAACGCGTGGGTGTTCGCCGGGATCACCATGATTACGACCCTCACCACCGCTCTAGCGTCCCTCGGCGTATTCGTTGACGATCGGGCAACTGGTCGATTTAGTGATTTCGTGGTCTCACCTATCCGTCGTTGGCAGTTGATTCTCGGCTACATGATGTCGAGTTTCATCATCTCGATGATCATGACTTTGGTCGTGTTGCTGGTCGGGCAGGTGTACCTGCTGACGCAGGGCAATGGTGTGATGTCAGTTGTGCAGTTTGCCGAATTGATTGGATACATTGCACTGTCCAGTGCTGCCTTTGCTGCGCTGTCGAGCTTCGTGGCGACCTTCCTGAAAAGTTCTGGTGCCTTCTCGGCCCTGTCCACGGTGGTCGGCACGGTCATCGGATTCCTCGCCGGTGCTTACATTCCTGCTGGGGCGTTGCCGACTGGGATAGTCAACATTATGAACTCCCTACCGTTTGCCCATTCCGCCATGGTCATCCGCCGGCCCTTCACCGCGAACGCTCTGGATGCTATGACCGGTGGAGAGCCGCAGGTGGTCGAGGCGATCCAAAAGTTCTACGGCATCACAGCCTATGTGGGCAATGTTGAGGTTACAGCTGGCGTCGCCGTCGCTGTCTTGTTCGGCGTGTTAGTCACCTTCACGGCTTTGGGAACATGGCAGCTGTCGCGAAGAATTCGGTGA
- a CDS encoding anaerobic C4-dicarboxylate transporter, with protein MDIALFVTQLLVVLGCIVMGTRSSGVGLGLWGGAGVAILVFGFRLAPGSPPVDALLIVLAIVLASSVMQVAGGIDWMVSIAATLIKKNPKQITLVAPLVSFVFAAGAGTSNILYPLLPIIQDLSYRNGIRPSRPLSLSVVATGIALACSPVSAAMAAMITLTDVSPFNYELIDIVKVTFPAAVVGIVATSFFVKRLGKDIADDPEIQAKIAAGTIPAPDGAQSGGAKRAKSGTQLAPAPVQAAVTTSGRNAAIIFLLGVVTIVVFGLFKAIRPLDAAGDPVGMTPIIEIVMFVTGTVILLVSRPTIADVPKTTVFRAGMVSAIALFGLAWLTDTFLGAHSEDIASTVGNAVQAAPWIFALGVFVVCVLTTSQSTATRTIVPIGLVAGIPLGLLSGMWAGAFAGIYVLPTNGSQIAAANFDTTGSTKLGTKLYDHSFFVPSLLLAGTTIAAGALFGVLWG; from the coding sequence ATGGACATCGCACTATTCGTCACGCAATTGCTTGTAGTGCTCGGCTGCATCGTGATGGGCACCAGATCAAGCGGGGTGGGTCTCGGCCTGTGGGGCGGAGCAGGCGTTGCCATTCTTGTCTTTGGTTTCCGTCTAGCTCCTGGCTCGCCGCCCGTCGACGCCCTCCTCATCGTTCTCGCGATCGTGCTCGCATCCTCCGTGATGCAGGTTGCCGGAGGAATCGATTGGATGGTGTCAATCGCCGCCACTCTTATCAAGAAAAATCCGAAACAGATCACTCTTGTTGCCCCGCTTGTCTCCTTCGTGTTTGCGGCCGGCGCAGGCACCTCGAACATCCTCTACCCGCTGCTGCCCATCATCCAAGACCTCTCCTACCGCAACGGCATCCGTCCTTCTCGACCGCTTTCGCTTTCCGTTGTCGCGACAGGAATCGCACTCGCTTGCAGCCCGGTCTCGGCAGCCATGGCAGCGATGATTACGCTCACCGATGTTTCGCCCTTTAACTACGAGCTCATCGACATCGTCAAGGTCACCTTCCCGGCTGCGGTCGTCGGTATTGTTGCGACGAGCTTCTTCGTGAAGCGCCTCGGCAAGGACATTGCTGATGACCCCGAAATCCAGGCGAAGATCGCCGCCGGAACGATTCCGGCGCCGGACGGGGCGCAGTCTGGTGGCGCAAAACGGGCGAAGAGTGGCACCCAGTTGGCGCCCGCCCCAGTCCAAGCCGCTGTGACGACGTCGGGGAGAAATGCCGCGATCATTTTCCTTCTCGGCGTCGTGACGATTGTTGTTTTTGGTCTTTTCAAAGCTATTCGGCCCTTGGATGCCGCTGGCGACCCCGTCGGAATGACGCCAATCATCGAGATCGTCATGTTCGTCACCGGCACGGTGATCCTGCTAGTTTCGCGTCCCACGATCGCCGACGTCCCCAAGACGACTGTATTTCGGGCCGGGATGGTCTCGGCCATCGCCCTGTTCGGTTTGGCCTGGCTTACAGATACTTTCCTCGGTGCCCATTCCGAGGACATCGCCTCGACGGTGGGCAATGCCGTACAGGCCGCGCCGTGGATCTTCGCGCTTGGAGTCTTCGTGGTCTGTGTTCTCACCACGAGTCAGTCGACCGCGACGAGAACGATCGTGCCGATTGGTCTGGTTGCCGGGATCCCGCTCGGGCTACTTTCTGGCATGTGGGCGGGCGCCTTCGCCGGAATCTATGTGCTTCCTACCAACGGGTCTCAGATTGCTGCGGCCAACTTCGATACGACAGGCAGCACCAAGCTGGGTACCAAGCTTTATGACCACTCCTTCTTTGTGCCGTCGCTGCTCCTGGCGGGCACGACGATCGCTGCCGGAGCGCTGTTCGGCGTGCTCTGGGGATAG
- a CDS encoding N-formylglutamate amidohydrolase has protein sequence MSDDASTTLIPAGTRFTASDITFYADRNNRTLDEALAAADMLVSCPHSGAAIPEELSDFLAPEFTRRLQFDFSDVSTSAIVRRWAEIDSRIIYVENPHPRMIRDPNRAKPSNLAGSLATALERVRAAGPYQPVDLSGVDAVRPVTFAFYPLLLVPQDEAQLRHLTDTFAAVAERGLGVYERTRDELRARFVAIKLEQARTSARPRHFTALSFHDTMNHTAARDGAVCVERAPKDRLPPIVALSNRGDNEGDLRGEEPVTMAPAALRRLAEAHRTAFGARSPSDVGLNVPYLGSQEIIDAAAHFEQVREDAETAGLSLSAVQAEFLREYLLGEKNTAIVMRPGTGWVVPDPEHVNRVAHACKAAWDSYRAR, from the coding sequence ATGAGCGACGACGCATCGACCACACTCATCCCTGCCGGCACCAGATTCACCGCATCGGATATCACTTTCTATGCGGATCGTAACAACCGCACGCTTGACGAAGCTTTGGCCGCTGCCGATATGTTGGTGAGCTGCCCGCATTCGGGGGCAGCTATCCCGGAGGAGCTTTCAGATTTCCTTGCCCCTGAATTTACTCGCAGGCTGCAATTCGATTTCAGCGACGTCTCGACGAGCGCCATCGTGCGTCGTTGGGCCGAGATCGATTCCCGCATCATCTATGTGGAAAACCCGCATCCGCGCATGATCCGCGATCCCAATCGCGCCAAGCCGAGCAATCTCGCCGGCAGCCTCGCCACCGCACTGGAGCGGGTACGAGCAGCCGGCCCCTATCAACCCGTCGATCTCAGCGGTGTGGATGCCGTGCGACCGGTGACCTTCGCGTTCTATCCGCTGCTTCTTGTTCCGCAGGATGAGGCGCAGCTACGCCACCTCACCGATACCTTTGCGGCTGTTGCCGAACGAGGACTTGGCGTCTACGAACGCACCCGCGACGAACTCCGCGCACGTTTCGTAGCGATCAAACTTGAGCAAGCGCGCACCTCCGCCCGACCCCGTCACTTTACGGCGCTGTCCTTTCACGACACGATGAATCACACCGCGGCTAGGGACGGTGCCGTCTGCGTCGAGCGTGCGCCCAAGGACCGGTTGCCACCGATAGTGGCACTCTCCAACCGAGGTGACAACGAAGGCGACCTTCGCGGCGAGGAACCTGTGACGATGGCGCCGGCTGCTCTTCGGCGGCTGGCAGAGGCGCACCGCACAGCCTTTGGCGCACGATCTCCCAGCGATGTGGGGCTCAACGTCCCCTATCTCGGTAGTCAAGAGATCATTGATGCTGCGGCGCACTTCGAGCAGGTTCGCGAGGATGCAGAAACGGCTGGTCTTTCACTCAGTGCCGTGCAGGCGGAGTTTTTGCGCGAATACCTACTAGGCGAGAAGAACACAGCGATCGTGATGCGCCCAGGGACGGGCTGGGTTGTCCCCGACCCAGAACACGTCAACCGGGTTGCCCACGCCTGCAAAGCTGCGTGGGATTCTTACCGCGCCAGGTAG
- a CDS encoding GAF and ANTAR domain-containing protein yields the protein MVELLHTLVQECAEILAMKAGGLMLVDGSGELQLMTSTSEAASFVEIMQLTAAAGPCIDCFRTGAAVSVMEISETVRWPEFRAAALDQGFRSVLATPMKLRGKIIGTMNLFGARPGAVSSRDAAVAQALADVATIGILQERVIREGQLMEEQLHRALDSRIMIEQAKGVIANELSLSMDDAFALLRKYARDLNLTIRNVSEQVSGREVSVHQIAGAYQRQ from the coding sequence ATGGTCGAGCTGCTGCACACCCTTGTCCAAGAGTGCGCAGAAATCCTTGCAATGAAAGCCGGCGGCCTAATGCTCGTAGACGGCAGCGGAGAGCTGCAGTTGATGACCTCCACGAGCGAGGCGGCGAGTTTCGTTGAAATCATGCAACTCACAGCCGCAGCCGGACCATGCATCGACTGCTTTCGAACCGGCGCCGCTGTTTCAGTGATGGAGATCTCTGAGACCGTTCGATGGCCGGAATTTCGAGCTGCTGCTCTCGACCAAGGTTTTCGTTCGGTGCTTGCTACCCCGATGAAATTGCGCGGCAAGATCATCGGGACGATGAACTTGTTTGGTGCGCGACCCGGCGCGGTCAGTTCTCGCGACGCTGCCGTTGCCCAAGCCCTTGCTGATGTTGCCACCATTGGCATACTTCAAGAGCGAGTCATCCGAGAGGGTCAACTCATGGAGGAGCAGCTTCATCGCGCACTAGACAGTCGAATTATGATCGAACAAGCCAAAGGAGTCATTGCGAACGAGCTTTCGCTCAGCATGGACGATGCTTTCGCTTTGCTCAGAAAATACGCAAGAGACCTCAACCTCACCATCAGGAATGTGTCTGAACAGGTGAGCGGCCGCGAAGTCAGCGTGCATCAGATCGCGGGCGCGTATCAGCGCCAATGA
- the aspT gene encoding aspartate-alanine antiporter codes for MSFLNDLFTAQPLLALFITIALGYLIGKIRIGSFVLGGIAGTLIVGVVIGQVGVTIDPGIKTIFFALFIYAVGFQGGPQFFHALNRRSLNQLASAVVMTVVGLIVVLIGAWVFGLDRGLAAGLASGGLTQSAILGTAGDAIANLGLSAEVTKTMQTNVAVGYAVTYIFGSLGPIILVTWFIPALKRWNIRAEAIKLSATMSGGIAELEPGEFNAVRPVVTRFFSLDETRGSSGKTALEIDAILSDAAVEAILRSGAAINLTDETVLQPDDVVVLSGTPEAMIVAGALLGDEVPASSGFPLVEEFREIILTNKALTARSLNEIHEHVNVGTRHGVFLTKAKRMGIELPLLGKLNFNRGDELHFVGRPADLDRVQSKLGYKIGAAAITDFIFFGIGMTIGLLLGLISFTLWGVPISLGSGVGCLLSGLLFGWLRSVHPRYAALPTGASNFLRDFGLAVFVGVVGITAGPQALVAIQQHGITLFLLGVAVTLIPPILTFFFSYYVLRIRNPIEALACVAGGRSSNPAFAALLDKAGNATPVVSFTITYAVANVFLTLWGPVIVALVTTNAVV; via the coding sequence ATGAGTTTTCTCAACGATCTCTTCACCGCCCAACCACTTCTTGCGCTATTCATCACCATCGCGCTGGGCTACCTCATTGGCAAGATCCGGATCGGCAGTTTTGTACTCGGTGGGATCGCCGGAACGCTGATAGTGGGCGTGGTCATTGGTCAAGTCGGCGTGACGATTGACCCTGGTATCAAAACGATCTTCTTTGCTCTCTTTATTTATGCGGTCGGATTTCAAGGCGGACCACAATTCTTCCACGCACTGAATCGTCGCTCTCTGAACCAACTCGCCTCAGCTGTCGTGATGACCGTGGTGGGGTTGATTGTCGTACTTATCGGCGCCTGGGTCTTCGGTCTCGATCGCGGTCTTGCCGCAGGTCTTGCCAGCGGCGGATTGACCCAGTCCGCTATCCTCGGCACGGCAGGTGATGCCATCGCGAACTTGGGGCTATCGGCTGAGGTAACCAAGACGATGCAGACCAACGTGGCCGTTGGGTACGCCGTTACCTATATCTTCGGATCCCTTGGTCCAATCATCTTGGTGACGTGGTTTATTCCCGCGCTCAAGCGGTGGAACATTCGAGCAGAGGCCATCAAACTTTCAGCCACGATGTCCGGCGGTATCGCCGAACTCGAGCCCGGGGAGTTCAACGCGGTTCGCCCCGTCGTTACGAGATTCTTCAGCCTGGATGAGACGCGAGGTTCCAGCGGAAAGACTGCCCTCGAAATTGATGCGATTCTCTCCGACGCCGCAGTTGAGGCCATTCTCCGCTCCGGTGCAGCGATTAACTTAACTGATGAGACCGTGCTCCAGCCTGATGACGTGGTCGTCCTTTCGGGCACACCCGAAGCAATGATTGTGGCGGGGGCTCTTCTCGGCGATGAAGTGCCGGCGTCCAGTGGATTCCCCTTGGTCGAGGAGTTCCGTGAAATTATTTTGACGAATAAAGCTCTGACAGCTCGGTCGTTGAACGAGATTCATGAGCATGTCAACGTGGGTACTCGCCACGGAGTGTTTCTGACGAAGGCTAAGCGGATGGGCATCGAGCTGCCCCTGCTGGGCAAGCTTAATTTCAACAGGGGCGATGAACTTCACTTCGTCGGGCGGCCCGCTGATCTTGATCGGGTACAGTCCAAGCTCGGTTACAAAATTGGTGCGGCGGCCATAACTGACTTCATTTTCTTTGGCATTGGGATGACGATCGGTCTACTGCTCGGGCTCATCAGCTTTACGCTGTGGGGTGTACCAATATCGCTCGGAAGCGGTGTTGGATGCCTGCTCTCCGGACTCTTGTTCGGATGGCTGCGCAGCGTGCACCCACGGTACGCCGCGCTTCCCACCGGGGCCTCCAACTTCCTGCGAGACTTCGGGCTTGCCGTCTTCGTCGGAGTCGTAGGAATCACCGCTGGGCCCCAAGCCCTCGTGGCAATTCAGCAGCACGGGATCACTTTATTCCTCCTCGGAGTGGCCGTCACCCTGATTCCTCCGATCCTGACGTTTTTCTTCTCGTATTACGTGCTTCGAATCCGCAATCCGATTGAAGCTCTCGCCTGTGTTGCCGGAGGGCGGAGTTCGAACCCGGCGTTCGCCGCGCTTTTGGACAAGGCCGGGAACGCAACCCCCGTAGTTTCTTTCACCATCACGTACGCCGTTGCCAATGTGTTCTTGACCCTGTGGGGTCCTGTAATCGTGGCGCTAGTGACCACTAATGCCGTTGTGTAA
- a CDS encoding bifunctional aspartate transaminase/aspartate 4-decarboxylase: protein MSTQDYSNFANLSPFELKDKLISVASSDSQRLMLNAGRGNPNFLATLPRWAFLTLGEFSMRESERSYSYLNSGFGGLPEQDGIVQRFEAFAAHQDDSQGITFLRSALSYVKDQLGLDRDEFLFEMVGAFLGCTYPTPPRILRHVEEIIKAYLTQEMFGPIKPDGDFSLFATEGGTAAMAYIFHSLSVNGIIHPGEKIALATPIFSPYLEIPVLAEYALDVVDIRMDRTDDWQLPQSEIDKLLDPAIKVFCIVNPSNPPSSKLSNAVLDQLTELVNNQRPDLIIVTDDVYGTFADDFVSLFAVLPRNTLLVYSFSKFFGATGWRLGVVALHASNVIDDKLTAVPESEKSDLDERYVSLSSEPRALTFIDRLVADSRAVALNHTAGLSTPQQLQMALFALNGLMDRLGQYKNAAKQLIRQRYQTLYRNIGITAKFEPNDVNYYTLIDLQELGAHLYGADFKNWFIKQDLGTAFLFRLADETGVVLLPGKGFEVIDTSARVSLANLTDNEYRAIGAATRRIVDEYHDAFTLTLE, encoded by the coding sequence ATGTCCACGCAGGACTACTCTAACTTCGCCAACCTCAGCCCGTTTGAGCTAAAAGACAAACTCATTTCCGTTGCCTCTTCCGACTCCCAAAGACTGATGTTGAACGCGGGACGCGGAAACCCAAACTTTCTGGCCACTCTTCCCCGCTGGGCATTTCTCACTCTCGGCGAGTTCTCCATGAGGGAATCCGAAAGGTCATATTCCTACCTCAACAGCGGCTTTGGAGGGCTCCCGGAACAGGATGGCATCGTGCAGCGCTTCGAGGCCTTCGCCGCTCATCAGGACGATAGCCAAGGAATAACATTTCTGAGGTCAGCGCTCTCCTACGTCAAAGACCAACTCGGCCTCGATCGCGACGAGTTTCTGTTCGAGATGGTTGGCGCTTTTCTCGGGTGTACCTATCCGACACCACCGCGAATTTTGCGACATGTGGAGGAGATAATCAAGGCTTATCTGACGCAGGAAATGTTTGGGCCCATTAAGCCTGACGGCGACTTCTCCCTCTTCGCCACCGAGGGCGGAACAGCGGCAATGGCGTACATCTTCCACAGTCTCTCGGTCAACGGAATCATCCACCCCGGCGAGAAAATTGCTCTCGCAACACCCATCTTTTCGCCGTATCTAGAGATTCCTGTTTTGGCGGAGTACGCGCTCGACGTCGTCGACATCCGGATGGATAGAACGGATGACTGGCAGCTCCCGCAGAGCGAAATCGATAAACTCCTTGATCCCGCCATCAAAGTATTTTGCATCGTCAACCCCAGCAATCCGCCATCGTCGAAGCTCTCGAACGCAGTTCTTGACCAACTTACTGAATTGGTCAACAACCAACGTCCAGATCTCATCATCGTGACTGATGACGTGTACGGGACATTCGCCGACGACTTCGTCTCCTTGTTTGCCGTCTTACCGCGCAACACCCTCCTCGTCTACTCGTTCTCCAAGTTTTTCGGAGCCACTGGATGGCGGCTGGGCGTTGTCGCCCTTCACGCAAGCAACGTCATCGACGACAAATTGACGGCTGTCCCCGAGAGTGAGAAGTCTGATTTGGATGAGCGCTACGTATCGTTGAGCTCGGAGCCGCGCGCACTGACATTCATCGACCGTCTGGTCGCGGATAGCCGCGCGGTCGCCCTCAACCACACGGCAGGACTCTCCACCCCGCAACAACTGCAGATGGCACTCTTTGCGCTCAATGGGTTGATGGATCGACTTGGCCAGTACAAGAATGCCGCTAAGCAACTTATCCGTCAGCGCTACCAAACCTTGTACCGCAACATTGGAATCACGGCAAAATTTGAGCCAAATGATGTGAACTACTACACCTTGATTGACCTGCAGGAACTTGGCGCCCATCTCTACGGCGCTGATTTCAAAAATTGGTTCATCAAACAGGATCTCGGCACGGCGTTTCTCTTCCGCCTCGCTGACGAAACCGGGGTAGTCCTCTTACCAGGAAAGGGATTCGAGGTCATCGATACTTCCGCCCGAGTTTCCCTGGCGAACCTAACCGATAACGAATACCGAGCGATCGGTGCCGCGACTCGGCGCATCGTCGATGAGTATCACGACGCGTTCACTCTCACGCTTGAGTAG
- a CDS encoding HsmA family protein: MLLPAIILITLALVFYTVGVWSERVQKVLKPWHVVLFGLGLAADATGTFLMNLIATENRAAGIEQSALNQLMGVTGVIAIVLMAVHLAWAIVVLVRNREAEKTSFHRFSVIVWGIWLVPYIVGALGSSLG; the protein is encoded by the coding sequence ATGCTGCTGCCTGCCATCATTCTCATCACTCTGGCCCTCGTGTTCTACACGGTCGGGGTGTGGAGCGAGCGAGTGCAGAAGGTGCTCAAGCCGTGGCACGTCGTGCTCTTTGGGTTGGGCCTTGCGGCGGATGCCACGGGCACGTTCCTGATGAACCTGATCGCGACGGAAAATCGTGCGGCCGGCATCGAGCAGAGCGCCTTGAACCAACTGATGGGTGTCACGGGGGTTATCGCGATCGTTCTTATGGCCGTGCACCTCGCTTGGGCGATCGTCGTGCTGGTGCGCAACCGTGAAGCCGAGAAGACCAGCTTTCACCGATTCTCTGTCATCGTGTGGGGCATCTGGCTCGTGCCGTATATCGTCGGTGCGCTGGGATCGAGCCTCGGCTAG
- a CDS encoding dienelactone hydrolase family protein — MTPVTTSSAPVGTLDGWVRAPFSAAGLTYDCFEKGAGPGVVLIPEIPGITPEVLGLAEHLVAAGFTVVVPSPFGQPGKPKTLGYMTRIVLRLCVTAEFRAFATNSSRPVTDYFRAVASDLAARTPGRGVGVIGQCFTGGFALAAAIDDSVAASVLSQPAVPFPVGQARQLDAGVSPAEFDRIAARADAGEVCALGLRFSEDTAAPRARFDTIKARLGDAFEIIQLDSSPGNPDGYAATAHSVLTGEVRENPANSAAVARDRVVAFLRERIS, encoded by the coding sequence ATGACACCCGTGACCACCTCTTCCGCCCCGGTCGGCACGCTCGACGGTTGGGTGCGCGCGCCCTTCTCCGCCGCGGGCTTGACCTACGACTGCTTCGAAAAAGGGGCGGGGCCTGGCGTTGTGCTTATTCCCGAGATTCCCGGGATCACCCCGGAGGTGCTGGGCTTGGCCGAGCACCTTGTCGCGGCGGGCTTCACCGTGGTCGTGCCGTCACCCTTCGGCCAACCGGGCAAGCCCAAAACCCTGGGCTACATGACGCGGATCGTGCTGCGGTTGTGCGTGACCGCGGAGTTCCGCGCGTTCGCAACGAACTCGTCGCGGCCCGTCACCGACTACTTTCGGGCGGTTGCCTCCGACCTCGCGGCCCGCACTCCCGGGCGCGGTGTCGGTGTGATCGGGCAGTGCTTCACGGGCGGATTCGCGTTAGCTGCGGCGATTGATGACTCCGTAGCGGCATCCGTTCTCAGCCAACCGGCCGTCCCCTTTCCGGTCGGCCAGGCGCGCCAACTCGATGCGGGAGTCTCGCCCGCCGAATTCGACCGCATTGCTGCCCGAGCGGATGCCGGCGAAGTCTGCGCTCTCGGCTTACGTTTCAGTGAAGACACCGCCGCCCCACGCGCCCGCTTCGACACCATCAAGGCTCGCCTCGGCGATGCCTTCGAGATCATCCAGCTGGATTCCTCGCCCGGGAACCCCGACGGTTATGCAGCAACTGCGCACTCTGTTCTCACCGGCGAAGTGCGCGAGAACCCGGCCAACTCGGCGGCGGTTGCGCGCGATCGCGTGGTGGCATTCTTGCGCGAGCGAATCAGCTGA